One window of Prochlorococcus marinus XMU1405 genomic DNA carries:
- a CDS encoding YcjF family protein: MFDISKDNLLKDFIKFPKKNLIIILLLLGFGEWFVSDLIHFAGGSIGFFALCLGGYFYLKNEKPKFNEPNNLDGWINLCNEDLNFFEELEATNELEKQNSKRQNTLESILNRFEKEKISCIGQKDYQSCQSVLKSHFKVDKFDFDLYKKLPKYNSSQVIPEEALKSDAILYFLNLPLSANDFLWLEKFPKNMPIWLVALTSNEIEAKNQIEELKSQISSDFINKIITFDENKNEIINIPFSLRRFFISSSKNIENTKKRLLKELHVAWQSEIEGIRRMQLKVIQRKNQILVATTVFLSPIPSIDVMAMTVLNSLMIKEIKSIWGCNWSPEILDKVSKEILKTAIAQGVIEWSGQTLIGITKLHGPNWLVSGTFQAVSAAYLTRVVSSSLADFMAITKGVEEPDLDFIKKNSEKIVEKAFEKEKINWQGFISDLRKPLMKISFSS, translated from the coding sequence GTGTTTGATATTAGTAAAGACAACCTTTTAAAGGATTTCATAAAGTTTCCGAAAAAAAATCTTATTATCATTCTATTATTGCTAGGTTTTGGTGAATGGTTTGTCAGTGACCTAATTCATTTTGCAGGAGGCTCAATAGGATTTTTTGCATTGTGTTTGGGGGGATATTTTTACTTGAAGAATGAAAAGCCTAAATTTAATGAGCCAAATAATTTAGATGGTTGGATAAATCTATGTAATGAAGATTTAAATTTTTTTGAAGAACTTGAAGCAACAAATGAATTAGAAAAACAGAATTCAAAAAGACAAAATACACTTGAATCGATTCTTAATAGATTTGAAAAAGAAAAAATAAGTTGCATTGGACAAAAAGATTATCAAAGTTGTCAGTCTGTTTTAAAAAGTCATTTTAAAGTTGATAAGTTTGACTTTGATTTATACAAAAAACTGCCTAAATACAATTCTTCTCAAGTTATTCCAGAAGAAGCTTTGAAGAGTGATGCAATCTTGTATTTTTTAAACTTGCCTTTGTCCGCAAATGATTTTTTGTGGCTGGAAAAGTTTCCTAAAAATATGCCGATCTGGTTGGTGGCTTTAACTTCCAACGAAATAGAAGCCAAAAATCAGATAGAAGAACTAAAGTCGCAAATTTCAAGTGACTTCATAAATAAAATTATTACTTTTGATGAGAATAAGAATGAAATAATAAATATACCTTTTTCGTTAAGGAGGTTTTTCATAAGTTCATCTAAAAATATTGAAAATACAAAAAAAAGGCTCTTGAAAGAACTTCATGTTGCCTGGCAATCTGAAATTGAAGGTATAAGAAGAATGCAGTTAAAAGTTATACAAAGAAAAAATCAAATTCTTGTCGCGACAACTGTTTTCTTATCTCCTATCCCATCAATTGATGTTATGGCAATGACAGTACTAAATTCATTAATGATTAAAGAAATTAAGTCTATATGGGGATGTAATTGGTCTCCTGAAATTTTAGATAAAGTTTCTAAAGAGATTTTAAAGACTGCAATTGCTCAGGGAGTTATTGAATGGAGTGGACAGACTCTAATTGGCATAACAAAATTACATGGACCAAATTGGCTTGTTTCTGGAACATTTCAAGCTGTCAGTGCTGCTTATTTAACAAGAGTAGTATCAAGTTCTTTGGCTGATTTTATGGCAATAACAAAAGGAGTAGAAGAACCTGATTTGGATTTTATAAAGAAAAATTCTGAGAAAATTGTTGAAAAAGCTTTTGAAAAAGAAAAAATAAATTGGCAAGGATTCATTTCTGATCTTAGAAAACCACTTATGAAAATATCTTTTAGTTCATAA
- a CDS encoding metal ABC transporter substrate-binding protein, which translates to MRKKILFFSFLLMLSLVSGSCKRISNKNESKEVILASFTVLADIISNVAKDDFIVRSITKPGVEVHGYQPTPSDLVNASSAFVFIDNGFGFELWAEKFVSNLNVKRITVAEDLDPIFISEDFYKGKPNPHAWISPKRGILYVDILVDSLSELRPSKRILFEENGKIYKEKLSKIDKEFSLFINNLNKDSRYLVSCEGAFSYLTNDYGLEEVYLWPVNAESQITPKRMTRTISLVKEKNVPSVFCESTVSNESQMVVANETGAKFGGNLFVDSLSDDSGPASSYIKMLEHNLDLIKKGLF; encoded by the coding sequence ATGAGAAAAAAAATTCTTTTTTTTAGTTTTTTACTTATGCTTTCTCTTGTTTCAGGCTCATGCAAGAGAATATCCAATAAAAATGAAAGTAAAGAAGTAATACTCGCAAGTTTCACTGTTTTGGCGGACATAATTAGCAATGTTGCAAAAGATGATTTTATTGTTAGATCAATAACGAAACCTGGAGTTGAAGTTCATGGCTACCAACCAACTCCGAGCGATTTGGTAAATGCCTCTAGTGCTTTTGTTTTTATTGATAATGGATTTGGATTTGAATTATGGGCTGAAAAATTTGTTTCTAATTTAAATGTTAAAAGAATAACTGTCGCGGAAGATTTAGATCCGATTTTTATCAGTGAAGATTTTTATAAGGGGAAACCCAATCCTCATGCCTGGATTTCTCCAAAAAGAGGGATCCTATACGTAGATATTCTGGTGGATTCTTTATCAGAATTGAGGCCATCCAAAAGGATATTATTTGAAGAGAATGGAAAAATTTATAAAGAAAAACTCTCTAAAATAGATAAAGAATTCTCACTTTTTATTAATAACTTAAATAAAGACAGTAGGTATCTAGTAAGTTGTGAAGGTGCTTTTTCATATTTAACAAATGATTATGGATTAGAGGAAGTTTATTTATGGCCAGTTAATGCTGAGAGTCAAATTACGCCCAAAAGAATGACAAGAACAATCTCACTAGTTAAAGAAAAAAATGTCCCATCTGTATTTTGCGAAAGTACTGTAAGTAACGAATCTCAAATGGTTGTTGCAAACGAAACTGGGGCTAAGTTTGGAGGAAATCTTTTTGTTGATTCATTATCTGATGATAGTGGGCCTGCTAGTTCCTATATAAAAATGCTTGAGCATAATTTGGATTTAATTAAAAAAGGCCTTTTTTGA
- a CDS encoding metal ABC transporter ATP-binding protein: MESINYQNFRIDAENICVDYNGKVALYDANLRLKPGQICGLVGMNGAGKTTFFNALTGFVNISKGKIRINGESVRSAQKDQTIAYVPQSEGIDSQFPINVWDVVMMGRYGSMNIFRCPRESDVQAVKDAIERVDLTDHLSTPIGNLSGGQRKRTFLARAIAQRASILLLDEPFSGVDIRTEKLISELFIQFKNEGKTILLSTHDMIHVREFCDLVLLINKTVVAYGETSEVFTPENITTTFGGISPDFLFGPES; the protein is encoded by the coding sequence ATGGAATCAATCAATTATCAAAACTTTAGGATTGATGCAGAGAATATTTGCGTAGATTACAACGGTAAGGTGGCTTTGTATGATGCCAATTTAAGATTGAAACCTGGCCAGATTTGCGGGTTAGTAGGGATGAACGGGGCTGGTAAAACAACTTTTTTTAATGCTTTAACTGGCTTTGTAAATATTTCAAAGGGAAAAATTAGAATTAATGGAGAGTCTGTAAGATCTGCTCAAAAAGATCAGACAATTGCTTATGTTCCTCAGAGTGAGGGAATTGATAGTCAATTTCCAATAAATGTTTGGGATGTAGTGATGATGGGAAGATATGGTTCGATGAATATTTTTAGGTGCCCCAGAGAGTCTGATGTTCAGGCGGTCAAAGATGCTATTGAGAGAGTTGATCTTACTGATCATTTATCTACACCTATTGGAAATTTATCTGGAGGTCAGAGAAAACGAACTTTTTTAGCTAGAGCAATTGCGCAAAGGGCGTCAATATTACTTCTTGATGAGCCTTTTTCAGGTGTTGATATAAGAACTGAGAAACTTATCTCGGAATTATTTATTCAATTTAAAAATGAGGGGAAAACTATATTATTATCAACGCACGATATGATTCATGTCCGCGAATTTTGTGATTTGGTTCTTTTAATAAATAAAACTGTTGTAGCTTATGGCGAGACCTCTGAAGTGTTTACCCCTGAAAATATTACAACTACTTTTGGAGGAATCTCACCTGATTTCTTGTTTGGACCTGAATCCTAA